The Zea mays cultivar B73 chromosome 7, Zm-B73-REFERENCE-NAM-5.0, whole genome shotgun sequence DNA segment gggcgaggattcaggtaataatccccctcaaaagactcatgcgcggactgtccggatacgtacccggaccgtccgtgattatatgcggaccgtccgtcgttgtatgcggaccgtccgactggatagtttaaattcggtgccctatgtggtggctcgggtgcgtgtctaggtaactcataaaaaatgggcccggctgtggctgacccggacggtccgcgctcgcgagcggacggtccggacatgtgtagatcggctggtttactgccgatttgcgtttgctcagggtacgtgtccatcggcatcccataagggggttgtgactggtcgtgacaacctttaaccgatgtattacgtgtattatctcctaattcaacctcgtgtgaaggaaaatttgctatactagatttatcaaatgcacgtactagtctcctacaatcgttttgcataacccctatgatattttgcatctgttctcgctgttcgtctatgtaagctttaagagattggagttcgttggtgctacttacatttggggtaatcgtagtaggtcggagcgaagccagatctgtcgcccgttgtcgaacgactttgttgttcctgtccactttgaagtcagccaggaacttcgcctttgcttcttggatcagctgctcctggcgctcctcgaacaggagctgttcttcagccggcaaggcttcccatgtcggtgtgatgatattgctggtggaaacctcagagctatcttttgaaccggccattgagggccgatttgataggtctatatgtgttgtccccagcggagtcgccaaaaagtatgttgacgctttttcggagcgccaaatactcaagaagaaccggcggcggtgctctctggtcaggcgcggacggtccgtggcctgaggccggacggtccgcgacctggcacaggggctagggtttcctgcgtgacggccggacggtccgcgccctggggccggacggtccgcgtgtgcgcaggggcggcggaagatcgccggcggcgcctggatctcgctcccggaagggaccccgtcggggaggagagatcctaggggttgtctaggctcgggccgaccgacctagactcctctaatcggcgtagagtcgaagagaggcgaagaatttggggatcgagaggctaaactagaactagactagaactactcctaattgtactggaaataaatgcgaatagaagttgtattgattcgattgttgattacaaatcggccgtatacccctctatttatagaggaggggggctggaccctttacaaactaatttccgagcttatcccatgattttagctaacaaccatagcacaaaactcggaaccctaatctgttctgcgcacgcgcggaccgtccggaccgcggaccgtccggcctcagggccggacagtccgccggctcatTTTGGTGTCAAACAGCGTGTATGCAATCAGCCCAGAGCAAAGTCATAGCCATATTATATAGATTGATGTTCTCTATTCGTAACTATAATTCTTTTATTATCACAAATATCGTTTCGTTATAGGTTTAGAAAATCCTAGGGCATAGAAAGACAAAAGAGGTATGCATGTAGACTCCCTAGTCCTTactactactttaaaatgtgttCTCTCCAACGGTACACGAGTGCCTTAACACATTACACATAGCTCCCCATAAAACTGGAATAACTTATCCACCGTCCGGTCTCCATCCAACGCCCAGGAAAATCCCAATCACAAATTCCCTGAACCATTTAATCCCGAGTCAGACTTCCTGTACCCACTGTCACCGGGCCCAAAGATACCATTACGCCCACCTGTCAGAAGCCGCACCCGCTGTAGCCCCATGTGAACGCTGCGACCGAGGCGGCCTCCCACTCACGTGCTTCGCGCGTGCGGCTGATAGAGGAAAGAAACCCGAAACCCTTGTGGTCGTCTCGGCACCCCTCTCCGCTTCGAAACCCCCGACGCGAAGGAAGCTAGGGAACCCTCGCGAGTCGCGTTGCCTCGCCCCCGTCCCCTTCAGCTGGCCCGCCGCCGCCTCGAATCCGCCCTGGCTCGGAGGGCCTCGCGCCCCCACGGATCGGATTCTCGAGGTTAGCACCTGGCGGCGACGGGCTCGGGATTTCCCCCTGTTTTTTCGTGATGATTTTGGTCTCATTTTCGTGGGGTTTTAGCTCGGGCATCTGGCGTTGGGTGGGGTTTTGTTATTAGGTTGTATGATTTTTTGATGATTCGTGGTTGGTTGACTGGAGTTTGGTGGGGGCGGATTCGTACTATTGTTCATGGGTTTGATTTTTTTTCCTGGGAATTTTTTGGGGACTGTTTGGTGTGGAAAAAAAACAGCCGGTACCATTTTGTAATGCACTAGAGGTAAATCTGCTATTGTTTGATATCTTATCTGTGTATATGCAGGTTGGTGGATTTGGGGCTAGGGTTTGGGGATTGACTACAATCGTGGGGTTGTTTGGCGTAATTTGAGGAGCAATGTACAACATGGTTAGGAAGTGGACCTGAGGAGGACGGAGGGATGGTGGCGATGGAGGGTAAGGGGGACGCGTCAGTGACGCCGGTGAGGACTAGTGACCGGCTGCGGCAGCGTCCAAAGTACTATGCTCGTGGCTATATGTACTACAATCCAGCCATGAGGAAGAAGGTTAAGTCTAAGAAGCGAACTGCTGCATCACAGATTGCTAAGAAACTGCTTCGCAAGCCAGCTGCACGGCCACCACCTGCCGATGTAAGCTAATTTGTCTGCCTATGCCTAATGAGCCTCTGTTCTCACTTGTTCTTTGTGGTTATCTGTTTGTATTGATAACTACATGTGTGGGAGTGGCAATGTGTGCGTGCGTTTTACAGAATGTTAGTATTTATGCATCATTTTGAATTTTTAAAACCTGCGTGTGTAGCAGTGAATTCAGTAGCCTTGATGGGTGTGCTTAGGGCGTACCCAGTGccgtaggcttcccgcactgtgcggggtctggggaagggtatctttaagcgccaagccttacccgcataatatgcagaggctgggGCTCGAACCCGGGACCTTCCGGTTACAGACGGTAGGCTCTACCGCTGCACCAGGCCCGCCCTTCGATGGGTGTGCTTGATGGTGTTATTTCTAAATGGAATTGATTGAGTAATACTGTATTCCTTTAGTCTTATTGTCACTTATAGGTGTAAGTAAAATAGATTACCAATTAACAGCTAGCTAAGATGGATCAGGTTCAGGTCTATCGTGTGTAGGCCTAAATATCTGATAAGTTCACTGTTTTTATGCTGGAATGTTGGATAATTAGTAGTTTGGAGGTCCTGCATGCATATAACATTTTGGTTGAGTTGAATGCCTGCTATCTCTTTCATTTCTGTGTAGTTTGTGCTGTGTCTGACATTGTTTTCAGGTCGGGCAACCAGCTGGTCGTTCCAGAGGACCGACCAGGCACCTAATCGCGAATAGGGCGACGATTAGGACACCTAATCGGTCCTGGTCGACCTCTGGTCGTCCCCTAACCGTCCTATATACTTCTGGACATATGTATATATAATATGATATATGTATATATAAGCAATACTGCAATAGGTATTATATAAGTCTGAAATTGATACTGAGTAACAGATTGAAAGGCAATATAGGCATATAACACTATAGCAGAACTGAAACTGAAATATTGAATACAACGCTACAAGCAGTAATGCAGTACCTGAGTATATGCATTTCTTCTGTAGTGGGTTGTCAACCTTTATAATGACTCTGCTTTTTTTTGCTCATTAATCTTCTAGAAACCAATTTTAAAGAGCATTTTTAGGGTGGGTGTGTTTCTAGAAGAAAAAAAAATTTCAGTGTGGGTTTAAGGGTTCGTGACATCACTATATAGGGTCAAAACAGACCTTTGAAGTCGGTTCTGTATATTTTTGTCTCTTTCCTGATTTGTTGCTCACTGAAAGTACTACCTCTGTCAAAAAAAAAAACTCGGCCGGTAGGGGAAAAACCGCCCCCACGGCATTATATTAAAAAGTTCAATCAGAGCCCCGACCGAGAAAGGTCACGAAAGCTGCCCCCTCCCCCAGTACAGCATGAGGGTCTGCCCCTATAGGCCGGATCTTTACTCGTTCTTTGAGCCCTCCCAGCCCCTACACGAGGATCCGCCCCCATAGGTCAGTCCATCTCATGCGCACACAACCAGAGAACCAGCGAGTGACCTTTTTAAACCTTagtctgaaattcgctcccactggGATTCGAGCTCAGGACAAGCGCtacgctactcagaccacctaaccaactcagctagaggccttTTCACCTACCTCTGTTCCAATATGAAAGTCATTTTAGTTTTGTCCTAAGTCAAACGTCTCTATCCTTGATCAAGTTTATAAAAATCGATTGAATATTTACAACTCCAAATTAGTTTCATTAATTAATGATTAAATCCTCCATGAAGTGTCCTGTTAATGCATTTATTTGGCACTGTGGATTCTACTATATTTTCTACAAACTTGATCAAAGCTAGTAAACAGCTTACATTTTGGAAAGAATGAATTGTTATTTATCAAAATTCCTCGTTAATGAAATCTAACAGTGGTTGCTTTCATGATTATATTTTAAATCTATCTTATTTAATTGATTTATCTGGTTGTTAGTTTATTTATCTGTAGTCATGATTGAAAATCCGCATCGCTTATGTAGCAGCTTTTGCTATGAGGATATTATTTATCTGGTTCCATGtcgcgcacacacacacacacacaaaaactAGATTGACAATAGTCTTTTATTGGTACGATATATTTTAACGTTAACCAATTGTTCATCTGTTCCTTTTTCTGAAAGAGTAGAATTCACCAGTGGATCACTCAAGGTTCAAACCTACCCAGTTAATGTTGATTACCTAATCAATGCTAAAATATCACCATGGAGCCACAtgttgttttgtgacatcatcttTCTCTCACAGACAGGTAAACACATGCTAATTAGTGATATTTTGACCTTGTGTGGCGCAATCAGCGAGTTCAGGGACCCATATCTGTAAATTAGAAGTATAGGGACCTAGGTGACACCACAGAACAAGTTTGAGGACAGCTGTTGCATAATATGAAGGACTGCTGTGTTTTGACTCCATTTTTTTGTGCTCAGTTGGCTAGCTTATGATGATTTCCTTTATAGTGTGTTGCAGCAAATTTGCGCCGTTCAACGAGAAAGCGAAGGATTTCTGTAAATCTGGAGGGCTATGATACAGATAGTTCCAGTATGGAAGATGACGATCTTATGGTAAGTTTCTACATTTGCTTAAAAGTTACTTGTTAACATTAGTACCCTCTGTTCGAACTGGCAACTAAAATTTTAAATTCATACCCTTAGTTTTGCCACCTTCCTCATTTTTACCCTTAGTCGTATTTTTTGCTCAGTTTTGCCCTTCTGCTCTATAGCACTGGAAGGGATGAGCAAAAGGCACGACTAAGGGTAAAAATGAGGATACCAACAAAACTAAGGGCACCACCTTAAAAAACCGTATTACTTAATCATCTCACATTTCTCTACAGAGACCTAGATATCGATCTTCAAAGAGTAAGGGGGGAAACAATGCTGCACATAATGAAGTGTCAGCTAGACCAAAGCGCCAGAAGTTGTCTAACTCCATACCTCGTCGTGAAGGTTTACGGCCTAGAAGATCTTTGCGAGGACAAAGACTGCATCCATACCATGAATCTGAGGATGACCAGGAAAGCTCTGATGAACAAGGTGCAGAAGATCAAAGAGAAAATGGCAATGAGATTGAAGAGGATGTTGGTGATGAGGAGGAGGTTGATGGAGGTGATGAAGCTGAAGGAGATGGAGATGACGAAGATGGTGAGGAAGAGCAAGAAGGAAGGAGGAGATATGATTTAAGGGAACGTTCAGAGGTTCGTAGACCATCCCCTCGTAAGGAAGGAAAGCACAGACCACAATCTCCTCGTAGAGTACTAGTTCACGGAATTGGTCCAAAGAACAGCAAGTATTTAAAAAAAGGTGGGTCGCGCATGCATAAGCGCCCTCGTTTCTCTTTGCCAGATGATTCAGATGATTCCCTTCTTGTGGATGAGCCGGACGAGGGCCCATCCATGCCATGGATGCGCAGTGGGAGGGGAAGTATGCCATGGTTGATGGGTGGGTTGGACATGCATAGTCCAGCAGCATGGGGCCTGAGTGTTGGAGCATCTGGTTGGGGTCATCAGGGTGACACTTCTACTTCACTCATGCCTGGGGTGCAAACTGCTGGACCAAGTTCTAAGGGAGGAGCCGACATTCAACCTCTGCAGGTTGACGAGAATGTGAGCTTTAAAGATATAGGTGGACTTTCGGAGTACATTGATGCTCTAAAGGAAATGGTTTTCTTTCCATTATTGTATCCAGATTTTTTTGCAAACTATCACATCACTCCTCCCAGAGGTGTTCTGCTTTGTGGCCCACCAGGCACAGGAAAAACATTGATTGCCCGTGCCTTAGCCTGTGCTGCCTCTAAAGCTGGCCAGAAGGTCAGTTTTTATATGCGCAAAGGAGCTGATGTTCTTAGTAAATGGGTGGGTGAGGCTGAAAGGCAGCTAAAGTTACTTTTTGAGGAAGCTCAAAAGAATCAGCCGTCAATTATATTTTTTGATGAAATAGATGGCCTGGCACCTGTGAGGTCTAGCAAGCAAGAGCAGATTCACAATTCAATTGTTTCGACATTGCTTGCTTTGATGGATGGCCTTGATTCACGTGGGCAAGTTGTTTTGATTGGAGCAACTAACAGAATTGATGCCATTGATGGAGCATTGCGTAGACCTGGCCGATTTGATCGTGAGTTTTATTTTCCTTTACCTGGCTATGAGGCTCGAGCAGAAATACTGGATATTCATACAAGGAAATGGAAGGATCCTCCACCGAAGGAACTAAAGATGGAACTTGCTGCTAGCTGTGTGGGCTATTGTGGAGCTGATTTGAAGGCATTATGTACAGAAGCAGCTATTAGAGCATTTAGAGAGAAGTATCCTCAGGTCTACACTAGTGATGACAAGTTTGTCATTGATGTTGATTCGGTCAGTGTCGAGAAGTACCACTTTTTGGAAGCTATGTCTACAATAACTCCTGCTGCTCACAGGGGATCTATTGTGCATTCAAGGCCACTTTCAACAGTTATCGCTCCATGTCTGAAGAGTCATCTTGAGAAAATAATGGAACATATTTCTGATATTTTCCCTTTCCTTTCATCCATAGATTTTAGCAAGTTCTCTGCTCTCTCCTATGGATCTTCCATCCCTCTTGTTTATAGACCTCGCCTTTTGATATGTGGTGGTGAAAGTGTCGGACTGGTACGACTGCTCCTCTCAATAATAGATGGTATCATATTAAGCGCTTTTCCGTTTCACTGTCTGATGTGTTTTTGGCTTAGCAGGATCATGTGGGACCAGCTGTTTTGCATGAGCTTGAGAAGTTCTCTGTTCACTCTTTGGGACTGCCGTCTCTTCTCTCTGATCCAAGTGCGAAGACACCTGAAGAAGCTCTTGTGCATATCTTTGGGGAAGCCAAGAGAACAACCCCGTCCATTCTATACATACCTCAGTTCCATCTTTGGTGGGATACGGTTAGTAGACTCTAGACACAGTTTTATTATTTGAAGTTTGTTGCTTTGACATAATTCTGACAATGTTTAATAATGATCATCTAGTCAAGTACTTTCTTTATGTTACAGGCACACGAACAACTAAGGGCTGTGTTGTTGACTCTGTTGAACGAGTTGCCCTCCAACCTTCCAGTTTTATTGCTTGGAACATCATCAGTGGTTTTTACTGACCTTGAAGAAGAGTGTGCTTCCATATTCTCTTCTCGCAATGTGTAGGTTCCTTGCCAAATGTTTTTTTCTACTTTTCCTGGGTTGTGTTGGCTTTGCCCTTGATGATGTAAGCTAGATACAACGTGATCATTGCCTACCTATTACTTAGATTGATTAGTTCTCCATCATTTACTATTTCTTTCTTACTGATCTTTTATTATTGTTCTTGTACTTTGACTATTAATCTCTGTAAATGGTATTGCTGTGATGGTAGGCACATAATTGAGGTAAAAGTTTGTTTCCTTTTCATTAACTTGTGTACTTTAGTTCTTTGTATAACATTTTATTTGCGAACCTTTCACCTGCTTCATGTCATGATCACTGGATTTTCTCATATCTTATCTTTCACCATGAAAATTAAAATCTTTGTTTGATATAGGTATCAAGTGGATCAACCAAGTTTTGACGATAGATTGAGGTACTTCAGTATATTGTTTGAGTCATTGCTCTCTTTCCAAATGGAAGAATCAAGAAACAAGTCAAAGAAACAGAAGTCTGCTATTGACCTTCCCAAAGCCCCGAAAGAAGTGGAGGGCCCTAAGGTTTCTGAGCTAAAGGCTAGGGCAGAAGCTGAGCAGCATGCTGTTCGTCGAATGAGGATGTGCCTCCGAGATATCTGTAATCGGTATGCAGTTTACTCTAATTAATAATTACAGAAGCTGTGATATTTCAAAATCATAAAATCTACCTTGACTTTGGTTAGAGACACAAGTGCTTGTGTTGGTATCTTTTTATTTTCCCCCTTTATCCCTTGCAATCTTGTCACAGTATTGAGTATTGTTAAATTGGCTTTTGGAACCTGATAGATCTAGCTAATAGTGTGACTGCTTATCTTTTCAGCATTTTGTACAACAAAAGGTTCAATGTATTTCACTTCCCAGTATTAGAAGATGAGGTGCCTGACTATCGATCAATAATCCACAAGCCTATGGATATGGCTACTGTCTTGCAGCGGGTGGACTCTGGACAGTACCTTACCAGGGCAGCATTTATAAAGGATATTGATCTTATTGTCtcaaacgcaaaggtacatctttTGGTGAACTTAGTTTCTTGATTCATGTTTGCATATGTTATGGCCCTACATTGCACAAGTACATTACAATTCAGTGGTGGGAGTTGTGAGGATGACAGCTTAAATAATGGCAAGCTTCCACTTGTGTGACCTACACAGACTTACAACGGGGATGACTACAATGGATCTAGGATTGTCAGTAGAGCATGTGAACTCAGAGATGTGGTATCTTGTTTGTTCTCACTTTCTCCTACATTAGACTGTTGACAATGCCTCTACAGATTATCGTTGTTGTGTCTAATGAACCTCTTTTTGGCCAGGTCCAAGGCATGTTGTCACAAATGGACCCATCTTTGGTGTCCTTCTGTGATAAAATTGCTTCACAAGGGGGGCCACTGCAGGCTGTGGATGATGAAGATAGAGCTATTCTTCAAGCAGCACCTGTTGCTCAGCTGGTTTCTGGTACTAGAATAAGTGCAAGGCTTCGAAATGTACAGCCTGAAGTAAACCTGTCACAAAGTTATGAAGTGCTAAGGCGGCAAAAGAAAAGTGCAGAAAATGAACAAAGTCAGTTTTACGATCTGAACTATAACACTTGCATTTGCTTGTTAACTGTGATTGCAATGATTATGGAAAATATTGAACTGTCGTTTCAGGCATGACTAGAGATGAAAAGTCTCCTGAAGATGTAGATTTGTCGAAGCCAACTGACGCAGAAGAAGCTGCAAAAGAACCAGAGTCAAATGGCACTACGAAAGAAGCCAACGATTCACCAGCCAAAGAACCAGAAGTATCTACTTCCCCTGAACCCATGGAGAGTGACAACGGCAAAATTGCCGCGGCTACTGGCGACGACTTGTTAGAACAGCTAGAAGCCCTGAAGCAACGCTTCATGGAACTCACTGCAAGCTATGGCGTGCCGCAGCTCGAGAGGCTGTATTCCAAGATAATGAAAGGAGCAATAGAGTTGACAAGTAAAGAAAGCAACGAGGATCATAGGCGGTTAGTAGTTAGGTATTTGTGGACATTCGTTGAGAACAGCAACAATTTTTAACCTGGCGCCAATAAGATTCTTGTTTTCCTTGTACATCCTCTTTGGAACGAAACAATAGTAGCCGTTCATCTTGGGAGTTGTCCCCGTTCCATGCCTTGTAACAAATCTTCCAAATGCTCTAGTGTCAGTGACACAGTTTTGCCATGAAATGATGTAGCAAGTGAACCCTTCCTAGATTTGTACCTcagtttgatgaatttatgaggTGGAATTCCCTCTTAATGCATAACATGTGTTACCATGCTTGTTATcttaggccatgtttggtttgaggggctaaaaattagtccctgtaTTTTAGTTCCATTTAGTTTTTAAACTACCAAAAAGTGGGACTAAAGTAGGAACTAAAACAGTTTGTCTTTATTTCCTTAAACGGTGACTAAAAAAGATTAAATCATATAAATTTCACTTTGTTCCTCTTTTATTTCAGTTACAATACGAGAGAATACTAAAGAGTATTTTAGTCCTCTTATAATTTATTTAATACGTTTTTAATACTTTGAGTCTCGTAACTAAACTTTACTCTGACTAAAGAACCAAACATGCCCAGTTTTCTCATTGCGCTTTCTCATCGTATCTGATGTAAGATATTGTTTTTGTCAGTCGTATCTGATGTAAGATATTGTTTTTGTCAGAGATTGGGAACTTGGACGGAGAAGCTCACTCATGGAAAACTTGGCCTTTGCCTACACAGTTTGCGCCTCTGCTAGAGTCTACCAAGTGATGCTCATCACTCGCAGACGGCACAAACAAGTTTTCACAAATTATAAAGCAAAAGAATGACACAGTAAAAAAAAAACAGAGTTAGCATTCCAAGTTCTCCACATAGCACAATCAACACAAAAACGGCATCTGAGAACACAACCGCACAATCCATTTTTAGTGACCAAATATTGGAATTAAACTTCCTGAACCATACGCATGTCATACAAGCAAATGCAGAGTTCCAGTTATGTTCAGAACAAACGTTCACAAGGGTTTTGATTTCAGCAGCACAGATTGCTCTCCCCTAAGTTCATGGCATGATACGCGGCATGCAGAGCATAAATCTACCATGATCCCACAGCGCCCTGGGCTGGGTTTTCGAAGTGAGTGAAGCCCCAGTAGGTCTTCAAGGAATATGGTGGGTAGATGGTTGATCCTTCACTTGTGATCTTGGCAATCTGTAATTCAACAACAGGTTAGAGCAATCTGTAATCATAAAATGAAAATTTGCTGAATGTGTAACCAAGATCAATAGGTTCATACCTGGAATTTGTTGATAGATGATCTGTCTCGGTACAGCAAGACCACCAAGCACTTCTCAACCAGCTTAACAGCTTCTTCAAAAGTCATATCATCGCGCCATTCAGCACGGAGTATCGGGATTGCCATATGATTTCCAAATCCAGTAGCGACATGGTTTTCCTCGAAGTGGGTACCAATCATGTTAACCTGCACAGGCCAATAATTAGGCATAGGATGTTGACAAACCAAAACCAATGAATAAGTGGTGCTATCATTTTGAAGAAAATCCTACCATCCCAAGATACTTCTCATCACCCTTTGGACCCTTTTTCACCCCACCAAGTACAAGTGAGTTCCAGAGAGGATCAAACTTGTTGCGCCGGTTGTACATCACTCTTGTCAAATAGCTGTGGATCTCTTTGGGGCCCAGCGAGTTTCCATCATCCCACATATGATCAGACAGACTGAAAAGAATGGGAAAATGACGTGTTTGAAATTTCCGTAGCATTAGAAAGAGAAACATGGGTTCCCCATACAATCATTATGAAGATCCATATTTAATCCTTAGTGATGGAACTTACGTTAGTTCATCCAAATAGCGCAAAATCTCCTGGAAGTCACTGAACTCTCCGCTTGCTCCAATGATGCTATGCTTGCCAACTGCCTTAATGCGTTCCACACTCTTGTATCTCAAAGTTGATCCATAAGAGGCTGCAAAGAGAAGATAAGACTAAGTTCCCCATCAAGATAATGGTAATTATCTGTGCAGAAGAACTGGGACCAACCTCCAGTGTCACATGCCATGATCACACCATCCTTGTATTTCAAGGCAATGACTGAATTACCAGTCACATACGGATACCTGTTAATGTGAGACAATGTCAGGAGCAAATCATGTGAATTGATAAACATGTCAAAAACGAAAGCATCATAATATAACTTAGATAAGTTGAATAGAAGTGCCACACTATAAGAAGCTTGAAAACTGCAACCATTCTGAAAAAAAAAAGATCTAGGAAACAATTTCATATAGCCATAACAGAGAGGCTATTGGAAACATAGACAAAGACTACACTTCGAACATAGCATACTGTAAGAAACTGGTTGTACACTTTCACAAAAGCATACATACTAAGTAAACTAAGTCCAATTCTGTTAGCGTGTTGTGTTCTGTATCACTGTATTGGACCTTGGCCCATGTATATGTACGTGTATATATTAATATACCCCTGCCCAAATTAGGGTTAGAGTTTCTATTCTTCAATATGGTACCTAGCCACAGTCTTAGTCCTCCCTCCCCCCAACACCTACTCCGAGCGCCGGCTGCTCCTCCCCCATGGCTGCCGGCGCCCCCTCCCCCACCACCTGCCCTCAACCGCGGCCAGCGATCCTCTCGCCCTCTCAGCAGCACCAGCGGCCGGCCGCTCGCGATGCCCCTCCCCGGTCTCGCTGTCGCCTCTCCTCTCCTTCGACATGTAGTCGGCCCGCCTCCTCACTAGAGAGCCTCTGGCCGCCGCTCCATCCCCAAGCCGGCAAAATCTACAGTCGGCAGTGCTGGTGCACTCCGACACGCCCCTGCCTTGTGGCTCGCGCCCAGCCTTCTCCTGGCTGCTCCATCCTCCCTGCCACCGGCCAGCACAACCTCCCGCACAGGCCAGCACAATCTCCCGCACAGGCCAGCACCCCAAGCCCGCACCCGACCTCCCCTCCCTGCCAGTGGGACACACCACCCTGATCTGGCTAAGGCAACAAGTGTTGTGTCGGGCGAGGCGATGGGAGGTGCCAAGGACATCGCCTCGAGGAGATCAGAGCGAACTTCGACGAAGGGGGAGTGGCCATTGTCGCTTGATGAAAGCGCGCATGAGCTTGTAGAGCTCTTAAGAGCATGCAACAAGTTGATAGTGAGCGAGCAGTCATAAACCGCTTCGCCAAG contains these protein-coding regions:
- the LOC541979 gene encoding bromodomain protein 103 isoform X2 produces the protein MVAMEGKGDASVTPVRTSDRLRQRPKYYARGYMYYNPAMRKKVKSKKRTAASQIAKKLLRKPAARPPPADCVAANLRRSTRKRRISVNLEGYDTDSSSMEDDDLMRPRYRSSKSKGGNNAAHNEVSARPKRQKLSNSIPRREGLRPRRSLRGQRLHPYHESEDDQESSDEQGAEDQRENGNEIEEDVGDEEEVDGGDEAEGDGDDEDGEEEQEGRRRYDLRERSEVRRPSPRKEGKHRPQSPRRVLVHGIGPKNSKYLKKGGSRMHKRPRFSLPDDSDDSLLVDEPDEGPSMPWMRSGRGSMPWLMGGLDMHSPAAWGLSVGASGWGHQGDTSTSLMPGVQTAGPSSKGGADIQPLQVDENVSFKDIGGLSEYIDALKEMVFFPLLYPDFFANYHITPPRGVLLCGPPGTGKTLIARALACAASKAGQKVSFYMRKGADVLSKWVGEAERQLKLLFEEAQKNQPSIIFFDEIDGLAPVRSSKQEQIHNSIVSTLLALMDGLDSRGQVVLIGATNRIDAIDGALRRPGRFDREFYFPLPGYEARAEILDIHTRKWKDPPPKELKMELAASCVGYCGADLKALCTEAAIRAFREKYPQVYTSDDKFVIDVDSVSVEKYHFLEAMSTITPAAHRGSIVHSRPLSTVIAPCLKSHLEKIMEHISDIFPFLSSIDFSKFSALSYGSSIPLVYRPRLLICGGESVGLDHVGPAVLHELEKFSVHSLGLPSLLSDPSAKTPEEALVHIFGEAKRTTPSILYIPQFHLWWDTSSTFFMLQAHEQLRAVLLTLLNELPSNLPVLLLGTSSVVFTDLEEECASIFSSRNVYQVDQPSFDDRLRYFSILFESLLSFQMEESRNKSKKQKSAIDLPKAPKEVEGPKVSELKARAEAEQHAVRRMRMCLRDICNRILYNKRFNVFHFPVLEDEVPDYRSIIHKPMDMATVLQRVDSGQYLTRAAFIKDIDLIVSNAKVQGMLSQMDPSLVSFCDKIASQGGPLQAVDDEDRAILQAAPVAQLVSGTRISARLRNVQPEVNLSQSYEVLRRQKKSAENEQSMTRDEKSPEDVDLSKPTDAEEAAKEPESNGTTKEANDSPAKEPEVSTSPEPMESDNGKIAAATGDDLLEQLEALKQRFMELTASYGVPQLERLYSKIMKGAIELTSKESNEDHRRLVVRYLWTFVENSNNF
- the LOC541979 gene encoding bromodomain protein 103 isoform X1; amino-acid sequence: MVAMEGKGDASVTPVRTSDRLRQRPKYYARGYMYYNPAMRKKVKSKKRTAASQIAKKLLRKPAARPPPADCVAANLRRSTRKRRISVNLEGYDTDSSSMEDDDLMRPRYRSSKSKGGNNAAHNEVSARPKRQKLSNSIPRREGLRPRRSLRGQRLHPYHESEDDQESSDEQGAEDQRENGNEIEEDVGDEEEVDGGDEAEGDGDDEDGEEEQEGRRRYDLRERSEVRRPSPRKEGKHRPQSPRRVLVHGIGPKNSKYLKKGGSRMHKRPRFSLPDDSDDSLLVDEPDEGPSMPWMRSGRGSMPWLMGGLDMHSPAAWGLSVGASGWGHQGDTSTSLMPGVQTAGPSSKGGADIQPLQVDENVSFKDIGGLSEYIDALKEMVFFPLLYPDFFANYHITPPRGVLLCGPPGTGKTLIARALACAASKAGQKVSFYMRKGADVLSKWVGEAERQLKLLFEEAQKNQPSIIFFDEIDGLAPVRSSKQEQIHNSIVSTLLALMDGLDSRGQVVLIGATNRIDAIDGALRRPGRFDREFYFPLPGYEARAEILDIHTRKWKDPPPKELKMELAASCVGYCGADLKALCTEAAIRAFREKYPQVYTSDDKFVIDVDSVSVEKYHFLEAMSTITPAAHRGSIVHSRPLSTVIAPCLKSHLEKIMEHISDIFPFLSSIDFSKFSALSYGSSIPLVYRPRLLICGGESVGLDHVGPAVLHELEKFSVHSLGLPSLLSDPSAKTPEEALVHIFGEAKRTTPSILYIPQFHLWWDTSSTFFMLQAHEQLRAVLLTLLNELPSNLPVLLLGTSSVVFTDLEEECASIFSSRNVYQVDQPSFDDRLRYFSILFESLLSFQMEESRNKSKKQKSAIDLPKAPKEVEGPKVSELKARAEAEQHAVRRMRMCLRDICNRILYNKRFNVFHFPVLEDEVPDYRSIIHKPMDMATVLQRVDSGQYLTRAAFIKDIDLIVSNAKTYNGDDYNGSRIVSRACELRDVVQGMLSQMDPSLVSFCDKIASQGGPLQAVDDEDRAILQAAPVAQLVSGTRISARLRNVQPEVNLSQSYEVLRRQKKSAENEQSMTRDEKSPEDVDLSKPTDAEEAAKEPESNGTTKEANDSPAKEPEVSTSPEPMESDNGKIAAATGDDLLEQLEALKQRFMELTASYGVPQLERLYSKIMKGAIELTSKESNEDHRRLVVRYLWTFVENSNNF